Proteins from one Nitrobacteraceae bacterium AZCC 2146 genomic window:
- a CDS encoding putative membrane protein (product_source=COG5473; cog=COG5473; pfam=PF09955; transmembrane_helix_parts=Inside_1_41,TMhelix_42_64,Outside_65_67,TMhelix_68_90,Inside_91_116,TMhelix_117_139,Outside_140_164,TMhelix_165_187,Inside_188_199,TMhelix_200_222,Outside_223_225,TMhelix_226_248,Inside_249_262): MTIPAVVPPLPRAVSWDRHVAPATALSWLSAGWRDFTIQPAASLSYGLLVFLISGGIVAGLFAFGWDYILFPAFAGFMVVGPVLGVGLYEKSRRIAAGERVSLIQMIFVKPKSGGQLLFAGVMLCLLMLLWMRAAVIIYALFFGLRPFPGLDNIAPMLFTTQVGWAMLIVGSAVGGLFAAFSFAISVFAVPMLLGERVDALTAMGTSMALVWANLPVMLTWAAIVLVLFLVSLATGLLGLIVAFPVLGHGTWHAYRTMRPGV; encoded by the coding sequence ATGACGATCCCAGCCGTTGTTCCTCCGCTGCCTCGCGCGGTCTCGTGGGACCGCCACGTGGCGCCCGCTACCGCATTGAGCTGGCTGTCCGCCGGCTGGCGCGACTTCACCATCCAGCCCGCTGCCAGCCTCAGCTACGGCCTGCTGGTGTTCCTGATCTCCGGCGGCATCGTCGCCGGCCTGTTCGCCTTCGGCTGGGACTATATTTTGTTTCCGGCTTTCGCGGGCTTCATGGTGGTCGGCCCGGTGCTCGGCGTCGGCCTCTATGAAAAGAGCCGCCGCATCGCTGCCGGTGAGCGTGTCAGCCTGATCCAGATGATTTTCGTCAAACCGAAATCCGGCGGGCAATTGCTGTTCGCCGGCGTGATGCTGTGTTTGCTGATGCTGCTGTGGATGCGCGCCGCGGTCATCATCTACGCGCTGTTCTTCGGGCTGCGGCCGTTTCCCGGCCTCGACAATATCGCGCCGATGCTGTTCACGACCCAGGTCGGCTGGGCGATGCTGATCGTCGGCAGCGCGGTCGGCGGGCTATTTGCGGCGTTCTCCTTTGCCATCAGCGTTTTCGCAGTGCCGATGCTGCTGGGCGAGCGCGTCGATGCGCTGACCGCGATGGGCACCAGCATGGCGCTGGTCTGGGCCAACCTGCCAGTGATGCTGACATGGGCCGCGATCGTGCTGGTACTGTTCCTGGTCAGCCTCGCCACGGGATTGCTCGGCCTGATCGTTGCGTTTCCGGTGCTGGGCCATGGCACCTGGCACGCCTATCGCACCATGCGGCCCGGAGTTTAG
- a CDS encoding hypothetical protein (product_source=Hypo-rule applied; superfamily=81343; transmembrane_helix_parts=Outside_1_14,TMhelix_15_37,Inside_38_71), giving the protein MMASPTMKLVSPRSAMWLMISAGLLLVLLANAHLVYMAVTSQPECIDHIKRGATVAESGKFSAASSSCTPR; this is encoded by the coding sequence ATGATGGCAAGCCCGACCATGAAGCTCGTCAGTCCGAGGTCCGCGATGTGGCTGATGATATCGGCCGGGCTGTTGCTGGTGCTGCTGGCCAATGCGCACCTGGTCTACATGGCAGTAACGTCGCAGCCGGAATGCATCGACCATATCAAGCGCGGCGCCACTGTTGCCGAGTCCGGAAAATTCAGCGCGGCATCCTCGTCATGCACGCCGCGATGA
- a CDS encoding cytochrome c oxidase cbb3-type subunit 3 (product_source=KO:K00406; cath_funfam=1.10.760.10; cog=COG2010; ko=KO:K00406; pfam=PF00034,PF13442,PF14715; superfamily=46626; tigrfam=TIGR00782; transmembrane_helix_parts=Inside_1_31,TMhelix_32_54,Outside_55_293) has protein sequence MAVEERDPFTGYLTTGHEWNGIKELNTPVPRAVIFFLIVTALFAVVYWILMPAWPLGVTYTKGLLGIDQRKVVAESIKEAALERSIWTRRIETESFKDIQADPRLMNVVRQTGGALFGDNCAACHGSKAEGGKGFPTLVSNSWLWGGDPEAIAETIRVGINSPHKDTRTSQMLAFGRDSILKKDEIDNVVDYVRSLSDPAVAKTVTAAKLEAGKAVFTANCVACHGDNATGNPELGAPNLTDKFWLYGGDAQSVFTTVWGGRQGHMPTWDARLSPLDRKILALYLVDRRHATP, from the coding sequence ATGGCGGTAGAGGAACGCGATCCGTTTACCGGTTATCTGACCACCGGCCATGAGTGGAACGGCATCAAGGAGCTGAACACGCCGGTGCCCCGCGCGGTGATCTTCTTCCTGATCGTCACCGCACTGTTTGCGGTGGTCTACTGGATACTGATGCCGGCCTGGCCGCTCGGGGTGACCTACACCAAGGGCCTGCTGGGCATCGACCAGCGCAAGGTTGTGGCTGAAAGTATCAAGGAGGCGGCGCTGGAGCGCAGCATCTGGACCAGGCGGATCGAGACCGAGAGCTTCAAGGACATCCAGGCCGATCCGCGGCTGATGAATGTGGTGCGCCAGACCGGCGGCGCGCTGTTCGGCGACAACTGCGCCGCCTGCCACGGCTCGAAGGCCGAGGGCGGCAAGGGTTTTCCGACGCTGGTTTCCAATTCGTGGCTGTGGGGTGGCGACCCTGAGGCCATCGCCGAAACGATCCGCGTCGGCATCAATTCGCCGCACAAGGACACCCGGACGTCGCAAATGCTGGCCTTCGGTCGCGATAGCATTTTGAAGAAGGACGAGATCGACAATGTCGTCGACTATGTCCGCAGCCTGTCCGACCCCGCTGTCGCCAAGACCGTGACCGCAGCGAAGCTGGAGGCGGGCAAGGCGGTGTTCACGGCGAACTGCGTCGCCTGTCATGGCGATAATGCCACGGGCAATCCGGAACTCGGCGCCCCCAATCTCACCGATAAATTCTGGCTCTATGGCGGCGATGCGCAGTCGGTGTTCACCACGGTGTGGGGTGGTCGGCAGGGACACATGCCGACCTGGGATGCCCGGCTGTCGCCGCTCGACCGCAAGATCCTGGCGCTGTATCTTGTCGACCGCAGGCATGCGACCCCATGA
- a CDS encoding cytochrome c oxidase cbb3-type subunit 4 (product_source=KO:K00407; cog=COG4736; ko=KO:K00407; pfam=PF05545; transmembrane_helix_parts=Inside_1_12,TMhelix_13_32,Outside_33_54) — translation MDNDLTVWLSKSFGLFYLIAMSIGVVVYAYWPSNKKQFDDAAQSILGNEDRPWR, via the coding sequence ATGGACAATGACCTGACTGTCTGGCTCTCGAAGTCGTTCGGCCTGTTCTACCTGATCGCGATGTCGATCGGCGTCGTCGTCTATGCCTACTGGCCGTCGAACAAGAAGCAGTTCGACGATGCCGCGCAATCGATTCTCGGCAATGAGGACAGACCATGGCGGTAG
- a CDS encoding cytochrome c oxidase cbb3-type subunit 2 (product_source=KO:K00405; cath_funfam=1.10.760.10; cog=COG2993; ko=KO:K00405; pfam=PF02433; superfamily=46626; tigrfam=TIGR00781; transmembrane_helix_parts=Inside_1_16,TMhelix_17_39,Outside_40_245): MNIFGLHYRLERKTIGLLLAIVGVASIGGAVEIAPLFTIHQTVEDAPDMRVYTPLEIAGRNIYIREGCYACHSQMIRTLRDEVERYGPYSLAVESKYDHPMLWGSKRTGPDLARMGNKYSDEWHVAHMNDPRAVVPASVMPPYAYLGRATARIDDLGLHLKALRAVGVPYTDEMIANATADAYGQAAPDTPFAEGVTKRYGEATNVRAFDGKVGDPTELDALIAYLQILGKLTDAAHRPVAAAGE, translated from the coding sequence ATGAACATCTTCGGCCTTCACTACCGACTTGAGCGCAAGACCATCGGCCTTTTGCTCGCCATCGTCGGTGTCGCCAGCATCGGCGGCGCGGTCGAGATCGCGCCGCTGTTCACCATCCACCAGACCGTGGAGGATGCGCCGGATATGCGCGTCTACACGCCTTTGGAGATCGCCGGCCGCAACATCTATATCCGCGAGGGCTGCTACGCCTGTCATTCGCAGATGATCCGCACCCTGCGCGACGAGGTCGAGCGCTACGGGCCGTATTCGCTCGCGGTCGAATCCAAATACGATCACCCGATGCTGTGGGGCTCCAAGCGCACCGGGCCGGATCTGGCGCGAATGGGCAACAAATATTCCGACGAATGGCATGTCGCCCACATGAACGACCCGCGCGCGGTGGTGCCGGCATCGGTGATGCCGCCCTATGCCTATCTCGGCCGGGCGACGGCGCGGATCGACGATCTCGGCCTGCATCTGAAGGCGCTGCGCGCGGTCGGCGTGCCCTATACCGACGAGATGATCGCCAATGCCACCGCCGACGCCTACGGCCAGGCTGCTCCGGACACGCCATTCGCGGAAGGCGTCACCAAGCGCTACGGCGAAGCCACCAATGTGCGCGCCTTCGACGGCAAGGTAGGTGACCCCACCGAACTCGATGCGCTGATCGCCTATCTGCAGATATTGGGCAAGCTGACCGATGCAGCGCACAGGCCGGTCGCGGCGGCGGGAGAGTGA
- a CDS encoding cytochrome c oxidase cbb3-type subunit 1 (product_source=KO:K00404; cath_funfam=1.20.210.10; cog=COG3278; ko=KO:K00404; pfam=PF00115; superfamily=81442; tigrfam=TIGR00780; transmembrane_helix_parts=Inside_1_11,TMhelix_12_31,Outside_32_35,TMhelix_36_58,Inside_59_78,TMhelix_79_101,Outside_102_120,TMhelix_121_143,Inside_144_154,TMhelix_155_177,Outside_178_189,TMhelix_190_212,Inside_213_224,TMhelix_225_247,Outside_248_266,TMhelix_267_289,Inside_290_297,TMhelix_298_320,Outside_321_334,TMhelix_335_357,Inside_358_369,TMhelix_370_392,Outside_393_411,TMhelix_412_434,Inside_435_446,TMhelix_447_469,Outside_470_497,TMhelix_498_520,Inside_521_552), which translates to MIAQLTKSERQLALVILLAVTICGLAMGIAGRDDPLGVHGAIVILAGLAGIFGVIYAYYEPEPSEARLALYYDDPSKVGIILAMGWAVIGMFIGDWVAWQLVFPNLTFDAGWSSFGRIRPAHTSAVIFGFGGNALIATSFYVLQRTARARLPDQLSPWFVLLGYNLFCIIAATGYLMGVTQSKEYAEPEWYADIWLVVVWVAYFIIYLRTLVRRKEPHIYVSNWYYMAFILVVAILHIVNNIAVPVSWGHAKSYSAFSGVQDAMTQWWYGHNAVAFFLTSGFLGMMYYYMPIRAGRPIFSYRLSIISFWGITFMYMWAGSHHLHYTALPQWVQTLGMTFSIMLLVPSWASAGNALLTLNGAWHKVRDDATLRFMMVAAVFYGLSTFEGSFMAIRSVNSLSHYTDWTVGHVHAGALGWVAMITFGSIYASVPWLWKRERMYSDRLVEWHFWLALSGTLVYVFAMWNSGIIQGLMWRTYTESGTLAYSFVDSVAAMRPYYIARAIGGLMFLSGAVIGCVNIWMTIRAAHQPADERQADRPVPRPVGAPAFQPGE; encoded by the coding sequence ATGATCGCCCAGCTCACCAAATCCGAGCGCCAACTCGCGCTCGTCATCCTGCTGGCTGTTACCATCTGCGGGTTGGCGATGGGCATCGCCGGGCGCGACGATCCCCTTGGTGTCCACGGCGCCATCGTCATCCTCGCGGGTCTCGCCGGCATTTTCGGCGTGATCTACGCCTATTACGAGCCGGAGCCCTCGGAGGCGCGGCTGGCGCTATACTACGACGATCCCAGCAAGGTCGGCATCATTCTGGCGATGGGCTGGGCGGTGATCGGCATGTTTATCGGTGACTGGGTCGCCTGGCAGCTGGTGTTTCCCAATCTCACTTTCGATGCGGGCTGGTCGAGCTTCGGCCGGATCCGCCCCGCGCATACCAGCGCGGTGATCTTCGGCTTCGGCGGCAATGCGTTGATCGCCACCTCGTTCTATGTGCTCCAGCGCACCGCGCGGGCGCGGCTGCCGGACCAGCTCAGTCCGTGGTTCGTGCTGCTCGGCTACAATCTGTTCTGCATCATCGCCGCCACCGGCTATCTGATGGGCGTCACCCAGTCGAAGGAATATGCCGAGCCGGAGTGGTACGCCGACATCTGGCTGGTGGTGGTCTGGGTTGCCTATTTCATCATCTATCTGCGCACGCTGGTTCGCCGCAAGGAGCCGCACATCTATGTGTCGAACTGGTACTACATGGCCTTCATCCTGGTGGTGGCGATCCTGCACATCGTCAACAACATCGCGGTGCCGGTGTCGTGGGGGCATGCCAAGAGCTATTCGGCGTTCTCCGGCGTGCAGGATGCGATGACGCAGTGGTGGTATGGTCACAATGCGGTGGCGTTCTTCCTGACCTCCGGCTTTCTCGGCATGATGTATTACTACATGCCGATCCGCGCTGGCCGGCCGATCTTCTCCTACCGGCTGTCGATCATCAGCTTCTGGGGCATCACCTTCATGTATATGTGGGCGGGCTCGCACCATCTGCACTACACGGCGCTGCCGCAGTGGGTGCAGACGCTCGGCATGACCTTCTCGATCATGCTGCTGGTGCCGTCCTGGGCCTCTGCCGGCAATGCGCTGCTGACGCTGAATGGCGCCTGGCACAAGGTGCGCGACGACGCCACGCTGCGCTTCATGATGGTGGCCGCGGTGTTCTACGGTCTCTCCACCTTCGAGGGTTCGTTCATGGCGATCCGCTCGGTGAACTCGCTGTCGCATTACACCGACTGGACCGTCGGCCACGTCCATGCCGGTGCGCTCGGCTGGGTGGCAATGATCACCTTCGGCTCGATCTATGCCTCGGTGCCATGGTTGTGGAAGCGCGAGCGGATGTATTCCGACAGGCTGGTAGAGTGGCACTTCTGGCTCGCGCTGTCCGGCACCCTCGTCTACGTCTTCGCGATGTGGAATTCCGGTATCATCCAGGGGCTGATGTGGCGGACCTACACCGAAAGCGGCACGCTGGCCTATTCCTTCGTCGATTCCGTCGCTGCGATGCGCCCCTATTACATCGCCCGCGCCATCGGCGGTCTGATGTTCCTGAGCGGCGCGGTGATCGGCTGCGTCAATATCTGGATGACCATCCGCGCGGCGCACCAGCCTGCCGATGAGCGGCAGGCCGACCGGCCGGTGCCGCGCCCCGTGGGCGCGCCCGCTTTCCAGCCGGGAGAGTAA
- a CDS encoding hypothetical protein (product_source=Hypo-rule applied; pfam=PF12893; superfamily=54427) translates to MSYDRSTVETVIQHYFDGLYEGDADKLAAIFHPTADLRWVSKGELQVLTLPDWMALVRKRGSAKVEGKAREDFIVTIDRSDEATAFVKVRCQLPPRYFTDYLVAMKLNDGWQIVSKAYRCDVRE, encoded by the coding sequence TTGTCGTATGACCGTTCCACCGTCGAAACGGTGATTCAGCACTATTTCGATGGCCTTTATGAAGGCGATGCCGACAAGCTCGCCGCGATTTTTCATCCCACCGCGGACTTGCGCTGGGTCAGCAAGGGTGAGCTGCAGGTCCTGACTCTGCCGGACTGGATGGCGCTGGTGCGTAAGCGCGGGTCGGCCAAGGTCGAAGGCAAGGCGCGCGAGGATTTCATCGTCACCATCGATCGCTCTGATGAAGCGACCGCCTTCGTCAAGGTCCGCTGCCAGCTGCCGCCGCGCTATTTCACCGACTATCTGGTGGCGATGAAGCTCAATGATGGCTGGCAGATCGTCTCGAAAGCCTACCGGTGCGACGTGAGAGAGTGA
- a CDS encoding tripartite-type tricarboxylate transporter receptor subunit TctC (product_source=COG3181; cath_funfam=3.40.190.10; cleavage_site_network=SignalP-noTM; cog=COG3181; pfam=PF03401; superfamily=53850) encodes MACFRLKLACLAIGMWSLGTPALAQDYPTRPITLIVPFAAGGSSDVNARLIAEQMSRHLGQPIVIENIGGAGGAVALARVAQAAPDGYTIVQGNSGTNTAVYLFTPDVKFAPSDFAPIGMFNKSSAVVALRKNFPAQTLAEFIAHAKQNPGILNIGHSGVGSQNYLFCKAFIQAAGIDVTLVGYRGGGPALNDLIGGQIDGLCDSSASVTPAIQSGLVRGIALASKTRLVHLPDLPTAAEAGLPQFEISGWYALFAPKGTPKPVIDKLNGAMRAAVASKDYQKRLDDLGSSPADDAEMAPAYLATFVPQEIEKFRKMLGEAK; translated from the coding sequence ATGGCGTGTTTCAGGCTGAAACTGGCTTGTCTGGCGATCGGCATGTGGTCACTGGGCACGCCCGCGCTGGCGCAGGACTACCCCACGCGTCCGATCACGCTGATCGTGCCGTTCGCCGCCGGCGGCAGCTCCGACGTCAATGCGCGGCTGATTGCCGAGCAGATGAGTAGGCATCTCGGCCAGCCCATCGTCATCGAGAATATCGGCGGCGCCGGTGGCGCGGTGGCGCTGGCGCGGGTCGCGCAGGCCGCGCCCGATGGCTACACCATCGTGCAGGGCAATAGCGGCACCAACACCGCGGTCTATTTGTTCACCCCCGACGTCAAATTCGCGCCATCGGATTTTGCGCCAATCGGGATGTTCAACAAGAGCTCCGCGGTCGTGGCGCTCCGCAAGAATTTTCCGGCGCAGACGCTTGCCGAGTTCATCGCCCACGCCAAGCAGAATCCCGGCATTCTCAATATCGGCCATTCCGGCGTCGGCTCGCAGAACTATCTGTTCTGCAAGGCCTTCATCCAGGCCGCCGGTATCGATGTCACATTGGTCGGCTATCGTGGCGGCGGCCCGGCGCTGAACGACCTGATCGGGGGCCAGATCGACGGTCTCTGCGATTCCTCGGCGTCGGTGACGCCGGCGATCCAGAGTGGGCTGGTGCGTGGCATCGCGTTGGCGTCGAAGACGCGGCTGGTGCATCTACCGGACTTGCCGACGGCGGCCGAGGCCGGCCTGCCGCAATTCGAGATTTCCGGCTGGTACGCACTGTTCGCGCCGAAGGGCACGCCAAAGCCGGTTATCGACAAACTCAATGGCGCGATGCGTGCCGCCGTTGCCAGCAAGGACTATCAGAAGCGGCTCGATGATCTCGGCTCCTCGCCTGCCGATGATGCCGAGATGGCGCCGGCCTATCTTGCGACATTCGTGCCGCAGGAAATCGAGAAATTTAGGAAAATGCTGGGCGAAGCGAAGTGA
- a CDS encoding hypothetical protein (product_source=Hypo-rule applied; pfam=PF11066; superfamily=54631) codes for MNVSMVQPNIDADALLTGAQFIDAFGVTVDDATLDARHAAERMLGRSPRWAQMLLALRDAIVAPFGLTTSKAARHSTADRIGIFPVVSETPQRLIAGFDDSHLDFRVVVDVAAAGQGKRVTATTIVLTHNLLGRVYLTVIMPFHRLIVRSMLRQVAS; via the coding sequence ATGAACGTATCCATGGTTCAGCCCAACATCGACGCCGACGCGTTGCTCACCGGCGCGCAGTTCATCGATGCTTTCGGCGTCACCGTCGATGACGCCACGCTCGATGCCCGACACGCCGCCGAGCGCATGCTCGGCCGCTCGCCGCGCTGGGCGCAGATGCTGCTGGCTTTGCGCGACGCCATCGTGGCGCCGTTCGGGCTGACGACGTCGAAGGCGGCCAGGCACAGCACCGCCGATCGGATCGGGATATTTCCGGTGGTCAGCGAAACGCCGCAGCGGCTGATCGCCGGCTTCGACGACAGTCACCTCGATTTTCGCGTCGTGGTGGATGTCGCCGCCGCAGGCCAGGGCAAGCGCGTCACGGCGACGACAATCGTGCTTACCCACAACCTGCTCGGGCGTGTCTATCTCACCGTCATCATGCCGTTTCATCGGCTGATCGTGCGCTCGATGCTGCGCCAGGTGGCCAGCTGA
- a CDS encoding hypothetical protein (product_source=Hypo-rule applied) — protein sequence MTSTEIDPHSDEAKAALARAFDAAWQPFIAIEGEAADTSENRRRLAARIVALAKSGQSDEDALGEAGLIYLRVLAEAARLGQRIRQENPQESSPGLVPQWGDEGGHAFGPETVAAMSAALDRCLDVLPLRIPSDALKLLSTSILDEASRGERDPERLHLHALETLKSRQ from the coding sequence ATGACATCCACCGAAATCGACCCGCACAGCGATGAAGCCAAGGCCGCTTTGGCGCGCGCCTTCGATGCCGCGTGGCAACCCTTCATCGCCATCGAAGGCGAAGCCGCTGACACCAGCGAGAATCGCCGGCGGCTGGCCGCGCGAATCGTCGCGCTGGCGAAATCCGGCCAGTCCGATGAAGACGCGCTCGGCGAGGCCGGCCTGATCTATCTGCGTGTCCTGGCCGAAGCCGCGCGTCTCGGCCAGCGCATTCGCCAAGAAAACCCGCAAGAGTCCTCACCCGGCCTGGTGCCGCAATGGGGCGATGAGGGCGGCCACGCCTTCGGTCCGGAGACGGTGGCCGCGATGTCGGCAGCGCTGGATCGCTGTCTCGACGTGCTGCCGCTGCGTATTCCTTCCGATGCGCTGAAACTGCTCTCCACCAGCATCCTCGACGAGGCCTCGCGCGGCGAGCGCGATCCCGAAAGGTTGCACCTGCACGCGCTGGAGACGCTCAAGAGCCGGCAGTAG
- a CDS encoding hypothetical protein (product_source=Hypo-rule applied; pfam=PF04632; transmembrane_helix_parts=Inside_1_31,TMhelix_32_54,Outside_55_68,TMhelix_69_88,Inside_89_94,TMhelix_95_129,Outside_130_143,TMhelix_144_163,Inside_164_379) yields MIALLKRLAALIWSRKVELGLGVRVTVAAMSALVVALALGLKLPLWAVLTSIIVTQMSVGRSLKATRDYLVGTIGGAIYGGAVAILVPHAGEGALLAVLVLAVAPLAFIAAINPSLNVATVTAIIVLLLPMMNHGTPLESAIDRVLEVAVGAITGLLVSFLVLPSRAHSQIRASAARALELIAAALSELLAALTRGRDNDALHGLQDGIGAALVGLNAIGAEAERERAAHLSSGPDTGPLLRTILRLRHDLVMIGRATVVPLPSELQKRLAGPLARVSAAMVAYLRAIAVALRTGTGAPAIWPVQVALQAYAGEVAALRQDGLTRGLPGDVAERFFALGFSLEQMRQNLKDLERCVAEWTEAVPAGSAEADADGSTAGS; encoded by the coding sequence ATGATCGCATTGCTGAAACGGCTGGCCGCCTTGATCTGGTCGCGCAAGGTCGAGCTGGGGCTTGGCGTGCGGGTCACGGTGGCAGCGATGAGCGCGCTGGTGGTCGCACTGGCGCTGGGTCTCAAACTGCCGCTATGGGCGGTACTGACCTCGATCATCGTCACCCAGATGAGCGTCGGCCGTTCGCTGAAGGCGACGCGGGACTATCTGGTCGGCACCATCGGCGGGGCGATCTATGGTGGCGCCGTCGCGATCCTGGTGCCGCATGCCGGCGAGGGTGCGCTGCTGGCCGTGCTGGTACTGGCGGTGGCGCCGCTGGCCTTCATCGCCGCGATCAATCCCAGCCTGAATGTCGCAACCGTCACCGCCATCATCGTGCTGCTGCTGCCGATGATGAATCACGGCACGCCGCTGGAATCGGCGATCGATCGTGTGCTCGAAGTCGCCGTCGGCGCCATCACCGGGCTGCTGGTGTCGTTCCTGGTGCTGCCTTCCCGGGCGCACAGCCAGATCCGCGCCAGTGCGGCGCGTGCGCTCGAACTGATCGCGGCGGCCTTGAGCGAATTGCTGGCGGCGCTGACGCGCGGCCGCGACAATGATGCGCTGCACGGACTTCAAGATGGCATCGGCGCGGCGCTGGTCGGGCTGAACGCGATCGGCGCCGAGGCGGAGCGCGAACGCGCCGCACATCTGTCCAGCGGGCCCGATACCGGGCCGTTGCTGCGCACGATCCTGCGGCTGCGCCATGATCTGGTGATGATCGGGCGGGCCACGGTGGTGCCGCTGCCGTCCGAATTGCAGAAGCGGCTGGCTGGACCTCTGGCGCGGGTCAGCGCCGCGATGGTTGCATATCTTCGCGCCATTGCCGTGGCGCTGCGCACCGGAACCGGTGCCCCGGCGATCTGGCCGGTGCAGGTGGCGTTGCAGGCCTATGCGGGAGAAGTCGCCGCGCTGCGTCAGGATGGTTTGACGCGCGGATTGCCCGGCGATGTCGCCGAGCGCTTCTTCGCGCTGGGCTTTTCGCTGGAGCAGATGCGGCAGAACTTGAAGGATCTCGAGCGCTGCGTGGCGGAGTGGACCGAAGCTGTGCCAGCCGGGTCGGCCGAAGCCGACGCAGACGGGTCTACTGCCGGCTCTTGA